From a single Raphanus sativus cultivar WK10039 chromosome 3, ASM80110v3, whole genome shotgun sequence genomic region:
- the LOC108843963 gene encoding delta-1-pyrroline-5-carboxylate synthase A, with the protein MEETDRSRAFAKDVKRIVVKVGTAVVTGKGGRLALGRLGALCEQLAELNSDGFEVILVTSGAVGLGRQRLRYRQMINSSFADLQKPQSELDGKACAGVGQSSLMAYYETMFDQLDVTAAQLLVNDSSFRDKDFRKQLSETVKSMLDLSVIPIFNENDAISTRRAPYQDSSGIFWDNDSLAALLALELKADLLILLSDVEGLYTGPPSDPDSKLIHTFIKEKHQDEITFGDKSRLGRGGMTAKVKAAVNAAYAGIPVIITSGFSTENIDKVLRGLRVGTLFHQDARLWAPVTDSTARDMAVAARESSRKLQALSSADRKQILYNVADALEANEETIRAENELDVAAAQEAGLEESMVARLVMTPAKILSLAASVRKLADMEDPIGRVLKKTEVAEGLVLEKTSSPLGVLLIVFESRPDALVQIASLAIRSGNGLLLKGGKEARRSNAILHKVITDAIPETVGGKLIGLVTSREEIPDLLKLDDVIDLVIPRGSNKLVSQIKSTTKIPVLGHADGICHVYVDKACNLDMAKRIVSDSKLDYPAACNAMETLLVHKDLEQNAVLNELIFVLQNNGVTLYGGPKASTILNIPEARSFNHEYCSKACTVEVVEDVYAAIDHIHRHGSAHTDCIVTEDPEVAELFLRQVDSAAVFHNASTRFSDGFRFGLGAEVGISTGRIHARGPVGVEGLLTTRWIMRGKGQVVEGDNGIAYTHQDIPI; encoded by the exons ATGGAGGAGACAGATCGTTCACGCGCTTTCGCCAAAGACGTTAAACGTATCGTCGTTAAG GTTGGAACAGCTGTTGTAACTGGGAAAGGTGGAAGATTGGCTCTTGGCCGCTTAGGAGCTCTCTGTGAacag CTTGCTGAGTTAAACTCGGATGGATTTGAGGTGATATTGGTGACATCTGGTGCGGTTGGCCTTGGTCGCCAAAGGCTTCGTTACAGACAGATGATCAATAGCAg TTTTGCGGATCTCCAGAAGCCTCAGAGTGAACTTGATGGAAAGGCTTGTGCTGGTGTTGGACAAAGCAGTCTTATGGCTTATTATGAGACTATGTTCGACCAGCTGGATGTTACTGCTGCTCAGCTTCTGGTGAATGACAGCAGTTTCAGAGACAAGGATTTCAGGAAGCAACTCAGTGAAACTGTCAAGTCCATGCTTGATTTGAGTGTCATTCCGATTTTCAACGAGAATGATGCTATTAGCACCAGAAGAGCTCCTTATCAG GATTCCTCTGGTATCTTTTGGGATAACGACAGCTTAGCTGCTCTACTGGCGCTGGAACTGAAAGCTGATCTTCTGATTCTTCTGAGTGATGTCGAAGGACTCTACACTGGTCCTCCTAGTGATCCTGACTCTAAGCTGATCCACACGTTCATCAAGGAGAAACATCAAGATGAGATTACATTTGGCGACAAGTCGAGGCTAGGGAGAGGAGGCATGACTGCAAAAGTCAAAGCTGCTGTGAATGCAGCTTATGCTGGGATCCCTGTCATCATAACCAG TGGGTTTTCAACTGAGAACATAGACAAAGTCCTCAGAGGACTCCGTGTTGGCACCTTATTCCATCAAGATGCTCGTTTATGGGCTCCGGTCACAGATTCCACTGCTCGTGACATGGCAGTTGCTGCGAGGGAGAGTTCCAGAAAGCTTCAGGCCTTATCTTCAGCAGATAGGAAACAGATTCTGTATAATGTCGCCGATGCTCTTGAAGCAAATGAGGAAACAATCAGAGCTGAGAATGAATTAGATGTAGCTGCTGCACAAGAAGCTGGACTTGAAGAGTCAATGGTGGCACGCTTAGTTATGACACCTGCCAAG ATCTTGAGCCTTGCAGCTTCAGTTCGTAAGCTAGCCGATATGGAAGATCCAATAGGCCGTGTTTTAAAGAAAACTGAG GTGGCAGAGGGTCTTGTTTTAGAGAAGACCTCATCTCCATTAGGCGTACTCCTGATTGTTTTTGAGTCTCGACCTGATGCACTTGTCCAG ATAGCTTCACTTGCCATTCGTAGTGGAAACGGTCTTCTACTGAAGGGTGGAAAGGAGGCTCGGCGATCAAATGCTATCTTACACAAG GTGATCACTGATGCAATTCCAGAGACTGTCGGTGGTAAACTCATCGGACTTGTGACTTCAAGGGAAGAGATTCCTGATTTGCTCAAG CTTGATGATGTTATTGATCTTGTGATCCCAAGAGGCAGCAACAAGCTTGTTTCCCAGATAAAAAGTACTACAAAAATCCCTGTGCTAGGTCATGCAG ATGGAATCTGCCATGTATACGTCGACAAGGCATGTAATCTGGATATGGCAAAGCGCATAGTCTCTGATTCAAAGTTGGATTATCCTGCAGCCTGTAATGCGATG GAAACGCTTCTTGTGCATAAGGATCTAGAGCAGAATGCTGTGCTCAATGAGCTTATATTTGTTCTACAGAACAATG GAGTCACTTTGTATGGTGGACCAAAGGCAAGTACAATACTGAACATACCAGAAGCACGGTCGTTCAATCATGAGTACTGTTCCAAGGCTTGCACCGTTGAAGTTGTTGAAGACGTTTATGCTGCTATTGATCACATTCACCGACATGGGAG TGCACACACAGACTGCATTGTGACAGAGGATCCTGAAGTTGCAGAGCTATTCCTTCGCCAAGTGGACAG TGCTGCTGTGTTCCACAACGCAAGCACAAGATTCTCTGATGGTTTTAGATTTGGACTTGGCGCTGAGGTGGGAATAAGCACAGGCAGGATCCATGCCCGTGGTCCAGTCGGAGTTGAAGGATTACTTACAACAAGATG GATAATGCGGGGAAAAGGACAAGTTGTGGAAGGAGACAATGGGATTGCTTACACCCATCAAGACATTCCCATCTAA
- the LOC108847863 gene encoding mannose-1-phosphate guanylyltransferase 1, whose product MKALILVGGFGTRLRPLTLSFPKPLVDFANKPMILHQIEALKAVGVDEVVLAINYQPEVMLNFLKDFEAKLEIKITCSQETEPMGTAGPLALARDKLVDGSGEPFFVLNSDVISEYPLKEMIEFHKAHGGEASIMVTKVDEPSKYGVVVMDETTGKVEKFVEKPKLFVGNKINAGIYLLNPSVLDKIELRPTSIEKETFPKIAAAQGLYAMVLPGFWMDIGQPKDYITGLRLYLDSLRKKSPAKLTTGAHIVGNVLVDETAKIGEGCLIGPDVAIGPGCVVESGVRLSRCTVMRGARIKKHACVSSSIVGWHSTVGQWARIENMTILGEDVHVGDEIYTNGGVVLPHKEIKSNILKPEIVM is encoded by the exons ATGAAGGCTCTCATTCTTGTTGGAGGGTTCGGGACTCGCTTGAGACCATTGACTCTCAGTTTCCCAAAGCCCCTTGTTGACTTTGCTAACAAACCCATGATCCTTCATCAG ATAGAGGCGCTCAAGGCAGTTGGAGTCGACGAAGTGGTTTTGGCCATCAATTACCAACCAGAGGTGATGCTTAACTTCTTGAAAGACTTTGAGGCAAAGCTCGAAATCAAAATCACTTGCTCACAAGAGACTGAGCCTATGGGTACGGCTGGTCCTCTGGCTCTAGCTAGAGACAAACTGGTTGATGGATCTGGAGAGCCCTTCTTTGTCCTCAACAGTGATGTGATCAGTGAGTACCCTCTCAAAGAGATGATTGAGTTTCACAAAGCTCACGGTGGTGAAGCCTCCATTATGGTGACAAAG GTTGATGAACCGTCCAAGTATGGAGTTGTTGTCATGGATGAAACTACAGGAAAAGTTGAGAAGTTTGTGGAGAAGCCAAAACTGTTTGTAGGCAACAAGATCAACGCTGGGATTTACCTTCTGAACCCATCTGTTCTCGACAAGATTGAGCTAAGACCAACATCGATCGAGAAAGAGACCTTCCCCAAGATTGCAGCAGCTCAAGGGCTCTACGCCATGGTGCTACCTGGATTCTGGATGGACATTGGACAACCCAAGGACTACATAACGGGCCTGAGACTCTACTTAGACTCTCTCAGGAAGAAGTCTCCAGCCAAGCTAACCACCGGTGCACACATTGTTGGGAACGTTCTGGTGGATGAAACCGCTAAGATTGGAGAAGGGTGTTTGATAGGACCAGACGTGGCCATTGGTCCGGGCTGCGTTGTTGAGTCAGGGGTGAGGCTTTCACGGTGCACGGTCATGCGTGGGGCAAGGATCAAGAAGCATGCGTGTGTCTCGAGCAGTATCGTAGGGTGGCACTCAACGGTTGGGCAGTGGGCTAGGATTGAGAACATGACGATCTTGGGGGAAGATGTTCATGTTGGGGATGAGATATACACCAATGGAGGGGTTGTTTTGCCACACAAGGAGATCAAATCCAACATCTTGAAGCCAGAGATAGTTATGTGA
- the LOC130510011 gene encoding uncharacterized protein LOC130510011, producing the protein MLVCEVGSGITARFWHDNWTSLGPLIELTGPRGPGTTGLHEDAVVAEALRDGEWWLSRSRSRNRLISMVRESLPDAAGIVASEVDDMYLWKPGNSVASSSFSAADTWEALHPAGEPVFWHRQVWFQGRIPKHAFITWVLARNRLGTRDRLRAWGLQVPATCVLCNTTDETMQHLFFDCTYSSEVWNEFVKLIVKLVYQAAVYTIWKERNARIHNNSFRQATVVIREIKQAVQARLDPLSRAHRSRRTDITLLGTWMSRFG; encoded by the exons ATGCTGGTTTGTGAGGTAGGAAGTGGTATCACTGCTAGATTCTGGCATGATAACTGGACGTCCTTAGGTCCTTTGATTGAGCTTACGGGACCGAGGGGGCCAGGTACTACCGGACTTCATGAGGACGCGGTGGTAGCTGAGGCGTTAAGGGATGGTGAGTGGTGGTTGAGTCGCAGTAGGAGCAGGAACAGACTGATATCTATGGTTCGTGAGAGCCTCCCGGATGCAGCAGGAATCGTTGCATCAGAGGTGGATGACATGTACTTGTGGAAGCCCGGTAATAGTGTCGCCTCTTCCTCCTTTTCTGCAGCTGATACTTGGGAGGCTTTGCACCCCGCAGGAGAACCTGTGTTCTGGCATCGCCAAGTATGGTTTCAAGGGAGGATACCTAAGCACGCGTTCATAACTTGGGTACTTGCTCGGAACCGTCTTGGAACGAGAGACAGGCTGAGAGCCTGGGGACTACAGGTTCCTGCAACTTGCGTTCTGTGCAATACTACGGACGAGACCATGCAGCATCTGTTCTTTGATTGCACTTACAGCTCGGAGGTGTGGA ATGAGTTTGTGAAGCTGATTGTCAAGCTGGTGTATCAAGCAGCAGTCTATACTATCTGGAAAGAAAGAAATGCTCGGATTCACAATAACTCGTTTCGTCAAGCGACAGTGGTGATTAGAGAGATCAAGCAGGCGGTGCAGGCTAGGCTTGATCCTCTTTCGAGAGCTCATAGGTCAAGACGAACAGATATAACTTTGTTGGGTACTTGGATGAGCAGGTTTGGCTAG
- the LOC108838838 gene encoding putative B3 domain-containing protein At4g03160: MATSTMGAARKRLTPEEVKKREEQDEMVTAAFALTHFMFLRDRIQADDRENHPSKKRKIIKKDDTEETLELLLRWTSGPPKNLPEATMAVLGRCSKPIWKQLTKSDVKKDQNRLMLGKAQVDKNFLPLFEESDTLLGKEGTRVSVYGPDGKVYEMMFKMWNEKTPVLMSGWNKFVKEYKLSMYCDFLTVLMFMHKETREICVAIDFTRHPIVKQLSERISKIVFKVED, translated from the coding sequence ATGGCGACTTCAACGATGGGAGCAGCAAGAAAAAGACTAACTCCAGAAGAagtaaaaaagagagaagaacagGACGAGATGGTTACTGCTGCTTTTGCTTTAACCCACTTCATGTTCTTACGCGACAGAATCCAAGCTGATGATCGTGAAAACCATCCCTCCAAGAAGAGAAAAATCATCAAGAAAGATGATACCGAAGAAACCCTAGAGTTGCTCCTCAGATGGACCAGCGGTCCACCAAAAAATCTACCGGAAGCGACCATGGCAGTGTTGGGACGATGCAGCAAACCGATATGGAAGCAGTTAACAAAGAGCGACGTGAAGAAAGATCAAAACAGGCTTATGCTAGGTAAGGCGCAAGTGGACAAGAACTTTCTGCCTCTTTTTGAAGAATCAGACACTCTGCTTGGGAAAGAGGGGACTAGGGTTTCGGTGTACGGACCAGACGGTAAGGTTTATGAGATGATGTTCAAGATGTGGAACGAGAAGACTCCTGTGCTGATGTCAGGATGGAACAAGTTTGTGAAAGAGTATAAGCTCAGTATGTATTGCGATTTTCTCACGGTATTGATGTTTATGCACAAGGAGACTCGTGAGATTTGTGTCGCTATTGACTTCACTAGGCATCCAATTGTGAAACAGTTGAGTGAGAGGATCTCAAAGATTGTCTTCAAAGTCGAGGATTAG
- the LOC108846632 gene encoding BTB/POZ and MATH domain-containing protein 3-like isoform X1 → MSTAVADHPNPDSVSTTVMETVNGSHQFTIKGYSLAKGMGPGRYVKSGVFSIAGYDWVVYFYPDGKKPEDNSAYVSLFVSLESDSSDIRALFELKLMDQSGKGRHKVHSHFDGTLEGGPRPHTLKSKCSMWGYKRFLRRTVLEASDYLKDDCLVINCTVGVVRARLEGPKQFGVAPPPSDMRQGLKDLLDSEVGCDIAFQVGDETYKAHKLILAARSTVFRAQFYGPIGSNNVERIVIEDIEPSIFKAMLSFIYTDVLPDLHKITGSASVSSLTNMIQHLLAAADLYDIERLKVLCEVFLCENLNVDNVATTLALAEQHHLVELKAFCLKFVISPGNLRGACFGAAVMKSEGFKHLNRSCPSMLSELLLSTVAGGDKSSTSGQASKKRSSCSSVLAYETSAARQLRRRT, encoded by the exons ATGAGCACCGCCGTTGCAGATCACCCAAATCCAGATTCCGTCTCAACAACGGTCATGGAGACGGTGAACGGTTCACACCAGTTCACCATCAAGGGCTACTCTCTAGCCAAAGGCATGGGACCAGGGAGATACGTAAAGAGCGGCGTCTTCTCCATCGCCGGATACGACTGGGTGGTCTACTTTTACCCCGACGGGAAGAAGCCCGAGGACAACTCCGCGTACGTATCTCTCTTCGTCTCTTTAGAGAGTGATTCTAGTGACATTAGGGCTTTGTTCGAGCTCAAGTTGATGGATCAGAGCGGTAAAGGGAGGCATAAGGTGCATAGTCACTTTGATGGTACGCTCGAAGGTGGTCCTCGGCCTCATACGCTTAAGTCTAAATGTAGCATGTG GGGTTACAAACGCTTTTTAAGACGAACAGTTTTAGAAGCTTCTGACTATTTGAAGGATGATTGTCTTGTCATCAATTGTACTGTTGGAGTTGTTAGAGCCCGTCTTGAAGGTCCGAAACAGTTTGGCGTTGCGCCGCCACCGTCTGATATGCGTCAGGGACTGAAAGACTTGCTAGATTCCGAAGTTGGCTGCGACATAGCTTTCCAAGTCGGAGATGAGACTTACAAAGCTCACAAACTCATCCTCGCAGCACGCTCGACGGTGTTTAGAGCTCAGTTCTATGGACCAATTGGGAGTAACAATGTGGAGAGGATAGTGATAGAAGACATCGAGCCTTCCATCTTTAAg GCTATGCTTAGCTTCATCTACACTGATGTACTCCCTGATTTGCACAAGATTACGGGGTCTGCTTCCGTCAGTTCACTCACGAACATGATTCAGCATCTCTTGGCAGCTGCTGACCTCTATGACATTGAAAGGTTAAAGGTGTTATGTGAAGTTTTTCTATGTGAAAATCTAAATGTTGATAATGTGGCAACAACACTTGCACTGGCTGAACAGCACCACTTGGTAGAGCTCAAAGCCTTCTGCTTAAAGTTTGTTATATCTCCAGGAAATTTGCGAGGTGCGTGTT TTGGTGCAGCTGTAATGAAGTCTGAAGGGTTCAAGCACTTGAACCGGAGCTGTCCCTCTATGTTGTCTGAGCTGCTGCTGAGCACGGTTGCAGGAGGGGATAAGAGCTCGACGAGTGGACAAGCAAGCAAGAAAAGAAGTTCGTGTAGTAGTGTGTTAGCCTATGAAACAAGTGCTGCGAGGCAACTGAGGAGGAGGACATAG
- the LOC108846632 gene encoding BTB/POZ and MATH domain-containing protein 3-like isoform X2 — translation MSTAVADHPNPDSVSTTVMETVNGSHQFTIKGYSLAKGMGPGRYVKSGVFSIAGYDWVVYFYPDGKKPEDNSAYVSLFVSLESDSSDIRALFELKLMDQSGKGRHKVHSHFDGTLEGGPRPHTLKSKCSMWGYKRFLRRTVLEASDYLKDDCLVINCTVGVVRARLEGPKQFGVAPPPSDMRQGLKDLLDSEVGCDIAFQVGDETYKAHKLILAARSTVFRAQFYGPIGSNNVERIVIEDIEPSIFKAMLSFIYTDVLPDLHKITGSASVSSLTNMIQHLLAAADLYDIERLKVLCEVFLCENLNVDNVATTLALAEQHHLVELKAFCLKFVISPGNLRAVMKSEGFKHLNRSCPSMLSELLLSTVAGGDKSSTSGQASKKRSSCSSVLAYETSAARQLRRRT, via the exons ATGAGCACCGCCGTTGCAGATCACCCAAATCCAGATTCCGTCTCAACAACGGTCATGGAGACGGTGAACGGTTCACACCAGTTCACCATCAAGGGCTACTCTCTAGCCAAAGGCATGGGACCAGGGAGATACGTAAAGAGCGGCGTCTTCTCCATCGCCGGATACGACTGGGTGGTCTACTTTTACCCCGACGGGAAGAAGCCCGAGGACAACTCCGCGTACGTATCTCTCTTCGTCTCTTTAGAGAGTGATTCTAGTGACATTAGGGCTTTGTTCGAGCTCAAGTTGATGGATCAGAGCGGTAAAGGGAGGCATAAGGTGCATAGTCACTTTGATGGTACGCTCGAAGGTGGTCCTCGGCCTCATACGCTTAAGTCTAAATGTAGCATGTG GGGTTACAAACGCTTTTTAAGACGAACAGTTTTAGAAGCTTCTGACTATTTGAAGGATGATTGTCTTGTCATCAATTGTACTGTTGGAGTTGTTAGAGCCCGTCTTGAAGGTCCGAAACAGTTTGGCGTTGCGCCGCCACCGTCTGATATGCGTCAGGGACTGAAAGACTTGCTAGATTCCGAAGTTGGCTGCGACATAGCTTTCCAAGTCGGAGATGAGACTTACAAAGCTCACAAACTCATCCTCGCAGCACGCTCGACGGTGTTTAGAGCTCAGTTCTATGGACCAATTGGGAGTAACAATGTGGAGAGGATAGTGATAGAAGACATCGAGCCTTCCATCTTTAAg GCTATGCTTAGCTTCATCTACACTGATGTACTCCCTGATTTGCACAAGATTACGGGGTCTGCTTCCGTCAGTTCACTCACGAACATGATTCAGCATCTCTTGGCAGCTGCTGACCTCTATGACATTGAAAGGTTAAAGGTGTTATGTGAAGTTTTTCTATGTGAAAATCTAAATGTTGATAATGTGGCAACAACACTTGCACTGGCTGAACAGCACCACTTGGTAGAGCTCAAAGCCTTCTGCTTAAAGTTTGTTATATCTCCAGGAAATTTGCGAG CTGTAATGAAGTCTGAAGGGTTCAAGCACTTGAACCGGAGCTGTCCCTCTATGTTGTCTGAGCTGCTGCTGAGCACGGTTGCAGGAGGGGATAAGAGCTCGACGAGTGGACAAGCAAGCAAGAAAAGAAGTTCGTGTAGTAGTGTGTTAGCCTATGAAACAAGTGCTGCGAGGCAACTGAGGAGGAGGACATAG
- the LOC108847781 gene encoding probable methyltransferase PMT11, protein MKPLANADLLKSPTLIKISALLLLTLASFYLGKHWSNDSYHQLLFFSSSATSTSGSSIPKISISPNSNKTFNLSAIIPSNHTTPPPIPIPIPSEANPPPIPSPPPPIQSYGVVDENGAMSDDFEVGEVEDWGNQTETVESDSDDDGESRPARFRIKKFGMCPESMREYIPCLDNTDAIKKLESTERGEKFERHCPEKGNGLNCLVPPPKGYRQPIPWPRSRDEVWFSNVPHTRLVEDKGGQNWISRDTKDQSKFKFPGGGTQFIHGADQYLDQISKMVSDITFGKHIRVAMDVGCGVASFGAYLLSRDVLTMSVAPKDVHENQIQFALERGVPAMAAAFATRRLLYPSQAFDLIHCSRCRINWTRDDGILLLEINRMLRAGGYFAWAAQPVYKHEAALEEQWTEMLNLTNSLCWNLVNKEGYVAIWQKPLNNTCYLSREDGTKQPLCDESDDPDNVWYTNLKPCISRIPENGYGGNVTSWPARLHTPPDRLETITFDSYIARKELFKAESTFWNEIIGGYIRAMKWKKMKLRNVMDMKAGFGGFAAALNDHKLDCWVLNVVPISGPNTLPVIYDRGLLGVMHDWCEPFDTYPRTYDFLHASGLFSIERKRCEMSTILLEMDRILRPGGRAYIRDSVDVMDEIQEITKAMGWHTSLRDTSEGPHASYRILTCEKRLLKA, encoded by the exons ATGAAACCGTTAGCGAACGCGGATCTACTAAAGAGTCCCACACTGATCAAGATCTCAGCCTTACTCCTCCTCACCCTCGCTTCCTTCTACTTAGGCAAGCACTGGTCCAACGACTCCTACCACCAgctcctcttcttctcctcctccgctACCTCCACCTCCGGGAGCTCGATTCCGAAGATCTCAATCTCTCCCAACAGCAACAAAACCTTCAATCTATCAGCAATCATCCCTTCCAATCACACCACACCACCGccgattccgattccgattccgTCGGAAGCTAATCCTCCTCCGATTCCTTCTCCTCCGCCTCCGATTCAGAGCTACGGAGTAGTCGATGAGAACGGCGCGATGTCTGACGATTTCGAGGTGGGGGAGGTTGAGGATTGGGGGAACCAAACGGAGACCGTGGAATCGGATAGCGACGACGACGGCGAGTCTAGGCCCGCTAGGTTTAGAATCAAGAAGTTCGGGATGTGTCCCGAGAGTATGAGAGAGTACATCCCTTGTTTGGATAACACCGACGCGATCAAGAAGCTCGAATCTACAGAGCGTGGTGAGAAGTTCGAGCGGCATTGCCCTGAGAAAGGCAATGGGTTGAACTGCTTGGTTCCTCCTCCTAAAGGCTACCGTCAGCCTATTCCTTGGCCTAGAAGCCGTGACGAG GTGTGGTTCAGCAATGTTCCTCACACTCGTCTTGTTGAAGACAAAGGTGGTCAAAACTGGATCTCACGAGACACAAAAGACCAGAGCAAGTTTAAGTTTCCTGGAGGGGGGACTCAGTTCATTCATGGAGCTGATCAGTACTTGGACCAGATCTCTAAG ATGGTTTCTGATATCACGTTTGGGAAGCATATTCGGGTTGCTATGGATGTTGGTTGTGGTGTGGCGAGTTTTGGCGCTTATCTGCTGTCACGCGATGTTTTGACAATGTCGGTTGCGCCAAAAGATGTCCACGAGAACCAGATTCAGTTTGCTCTTGAGCGTGGTGTCCCTGCTATGGCAGCTGCTTTTGCTACAAGGCGTTTGTTGTATCCAAGCCAAgcttttgatcttattcattgtTCCAGATGTAGAATCAACTGGACTCGTGATG ATGGAATTTTACTCCTTGAGATCAATAGAATGCTGCGGGCTGGAGGATATTTTGCTTGGGCTGCACAACCTGTTTATAAGCATGAAGCTGCGTTGGAAGAACAGTGGACAG AGATGCTGAATCTTACGAATAGCCTTTGCTGGAATCTGGTAAATAAGGAAGGATACGTTGCAATCTGGCAGAAGCCCCTCAACAACACCTGTTATTTGAGTCGTGAGGATGGAACCAAACAACCTCTTTGCGATGAATCTGACGACCCTGATAATGTCTG GTACACAAACCTGAAACCTTGTATCAGTCGCATACCTGAGAATGGATATGGAGGCAATGTTACTTCATGGCCTGCCCGTCTCCACACTCCACCTGATAGGCTAGAGACGATCACATTTGATTCCTACATCGCTAGGAAAGAGCTATTCAAGGCAGAGTCAACCTTCTGGAATGAAATAATTGGGGGTTATATTCGTGCCATGAAATGGAAAAAGATGAAACTAAGAAACGTTATGGACATGAAAGCAGGCTTTGGCGG ATTTGCAGCTGCACTAAATGATCATAAACTCGATTGCTGGGTTCTCAATGTCGTTCCTATCAGCGGGCCTAATACACTACCTGTCATTTATGACCGTGGGCTACTAGGAGTGATGCACGATTG GTGTGAACCATTTGATACATACCCAAGGACATATGACTTCTTACATGCCTCAGGACTCTTCTCAATCGAAAGAAAAAG ATGCGAGATGTCGACCATATTGTTAGAGATGGACCGGATACTGAGACCAGGAGGACGAGCATACATTAGGGATTCAGTTGATGTTATGGATGAGATTCAAGAGATCACAAAGGCAATGGGATGGCATACATCTTTGCGCGACACATCCGAGGGTCCTCACGCAAGTTACAGGATTCTAACGTGTGAGAAGCGTCTCCTTAAGGCTTAA
- the LOC108847883 gene encoding ribulose bisphosphate carboxylase/oxygenase activase, chloroplastic has protein sequence MATAVSTVGAINRTPLSLNGSGAGAASVPSTTFLGKKVVTASRFTQSNNKKSNGSFKVVAVKEDKQTDGDRWRGLAYDVSDDQQDITRGKGMVDSVFQAPMGTGTHNAVLSSYEYISQGLKQYNLDNMMDGLYIAPAFMDKLVVHITKNFLTLPNIKVPLILGIWGGKGQGKSFQCELVMAKMGINPIMMSAGELESGNAGEPAKLIRQRYREAADLIKKGKMCCLFINDLDAGAGRMGGTTQYTVNNQMVNATLMNIADNPTNVQLPGMYNKEENARVPIIVTGNDFSTLYAPLIRDGRMEKFYWAPTREDRIGVCKGIFRTDNVPDEDVVTLVDKFPGQSIDFFGALRARVYDDEVRKFVEGLGVEKISKRLVNSREAPPVFEQPKMTLEKLMEYGNMLVMEQENVKRVQLADQYLNEAALGDANADAIGRGTFYGKAAQQVNVPVPEGCTDPQAENFDPTARSDDGTCVYKF, from the exons ATGGCCACCGCAGTTTCCACCGTGGGTGCCATCAACAGAACTCCG TTGAGCTTGAACGGGTCAGGAGCAGGAGCTGCTTCAGTCCCATCTACCACCTTCTTGGGAAAGAAAGTTGTAACCGCGTCGAGATTCACACAGAGCAACAACAAGAAGAGCAACGGATCATTCAAAGTGGTTGCTGTGAAAGAAGACAAACAGACCGATGGTGACAGATGGAGGGGACTTGCCTACGACGTGTCTGATGATCAACAAGACATCACCAGAGGCAAAGGTATGGTAGACTCTGTCTTCCAAGCTCCTATGGGAACCGGAACTCACAATGCCGTTCTTAGCTCCTATGAGTACATTAGCCAAGGTCTTAAGCA GTACAACTTGGACAACATGATGGATGGGCTTTACATTGCTCCTGCTTTCATGGACAAGCTTGTTGTTCACATCACCAAGAACTTTTTGACCTTGCCTAACATCAAG gtTCCACTTATTTTGGGTATTTGGGGAGGCAAAGGTCAAGGTAAATCCTTCCAGTGTGAGCTTGTCATGGCCAAGATGGGCATCAA CCCAATCATGATGAGTGCTGGAGAGCTTGAGAGTGGAAACGCAGGAGAACCAGCTAAGCTGATCCGTCAAAGGTACCGTGAGGCAGCAGACCTTATCAAGAAAGGAAAGATGTGTTGTCTGTTCATCAACGATCTCGACGCCGGTGCTGGTCGTATGGGTGGTACCACTCAGTACACTGTCAACAACCAGATGGTTAACGCAACCCTCATGAACATTGCTGATAACCCAACAAACGTCCAGCTCCCAGGAATGTACAACAAGGAAGAAAACGCACGTGTCCCCATCATCGTCACAGGTAACGATTTCTCCACTCTCTATGCTCCTCTCATCCGTGATGGACGTATGGAGAAGTTCTACTGGGCCCCGACACGTGAAGACCGTATTGGTGTCTGCAAGGGTATCTTCAGGACTGACAATGTCCCGGACGAAGACGTTGTCACGCTTGTTGACAAGTTCCCTGGACAATCTATCG ATTTCTTTGGTGCATTGAGGGCTAGAGTGTACGATGATGAAGTGAGGAAGTTCGTTGAGGGACTTGGAGTGGAGAAGATAAGCAAGAGGCTGGTGAACTCAAGGGAAGCTCCTCCGGTGTTTGAGCAACCGAAGATGACTCTTGAGAAGCTTATGGAGTATGGAAACATGCTTGTGATGGAGCAAGAGAACGTCAAGAGAGTCCAACTTGCTGACCAATACCTTAACGAGGCTGCGTTGGGAGACGCAAACGCTGACGCCATTGGCCGCGGAACTTTCTATG GGAAAGCAGCACAGCAAGTGAACGTTCCTGTTCCAGAAGGGTGTACTGATCCTCAAGCCGAAAACTTTGATCCAACAGCTAGAAGTGACGATGGAACTTGTGTCTACAAGTTTTGA